The Salvelinus fontinalis isolate EN_2023a chromosome 7, ASM2944872v1, whole genome shotgun sequence genomic sequence CAACAGAGCAACTTAAAAAAACACCAACGTTTAcatacaggagaaaagccttattCCTGCTCGGACTGTGAAAAGAGTTTCTCCCAATTGGATAAGTTAAATAGTCACCAGcgaatacatacaggagagaagccttatttctgctctgactgtgggaattGTTTCACCCAAATTGATACGTTAAAATGTCACCagcgtatacatacaggagagaagccttactcttgCTCTGACTGTGGGGAGAGTTTCTCTCAACACAGCAGCTTAAAGAAACacaaacgtatacacacaggagagaagccttacctcTGCTCCGAATGTGGGACGAGGTTCTCTCTACAGGACAGCTTGAAATCACACCagcgtatacatacaggagagaagccttacttctgctctgactgtggaaaggaTTTCTCTCGACACAGCAGCTTAAAGAAACaccaacgtatacacacaggtgagaagccttactcctgctttgaatgtgggaagagttttacaacATCAAGTGCTCTGACAGTTCATCAGAGAgtgcacacaggagagaagccttactcctgctctgactgtggggggAGTTACTCTCGACTGGGAAACTTACAAACACACCATCGTATACATacgggagagaagccttacttttGTTCTGACTGTGgtaaatgcttcacaacatcaagtGCTCTGACAGTTcatcagaaaacacacacagaagaGAAGCACACCAACGGATTCACACAAGCCAAGACTTTTGCAGATTAAAATCTTAGGTTTTCGGTGGATTGACAATGGACGCCTGTTTTAAAGTATCCTTTTTTGGTAACAAAAGGAGAGAAGCTTCATCAGTTCTCTCAGACCAGCTAAGATTGAAGTCACTACATCACTTAATTCTCATAAAAGAAGTGGTAAGTGAATTGGATCAAATGAAGAAAGTGTAGAACACTATTGTAATCCTATAGTTTCTCACTGTGAGAGAACCGTGCAGAG encodes the following:
- the LOC129860175 gene encoding zinc finger protein OZF-like, whose product is MASVKLEDCSQTLELNVNIKDEEEEEEIVSHGHIETFSTSREQQQEDHRANRSHHCPHCEEIFPFLSKLKIHQKIHTGEKPYSCSDCGGRFSRLSHLKRHQQIHTGEKPYSCSDCEKCFTTSSDLTVHQRIHTGEKPFSCSDCGGRFSQLSSLKKHQHIHTGEKSYFCSECGKSFSLLDTLKAHERIHTGEKPYSCSDCGKRFSQQSNLKKHQRLHTGEKPYSCSDCEKSFSQLDKLNSHQRIHTGEKPYFCSDCGNCFTQIDTLKCHQRIHTGEKPYSCSDCGESFSQHSSLKKHKRIHTGEKPYLCSECGTRFSLQDSLKSHQRIHTGEKPYFCSDCGKDFSRHSSLKKHQRIHTGEKPYSCFECGKSFTTSSALTVHQRVHTGEKPYSCSDCGGSYSRLGNLQTHHRIHTGEKPYFCSDCGKCFTTSSALTVHQKTHTEEKHTNGFTQAKTFAD